CCCGAATCCCATAAACAAAACTCACCAAACTTACCCTTTTTGCTCGTACCACCAGCGGCACGTCCAGCATCCGTTAACACCAACTCACCCTCCTGCGCTTCTAGATAACCAGCTGCAAGCAGTTTATCATTCAATTCTTGCGTCTTAAAGCCGAGTTCTTTAGCAAGCTTGGCTGTCGTCAGTTTTGAATAGTTAGGCGTGGTTTCGATTGTGGGCGCAGTTGACATCACTGGCGACTGAGACGTCGTGCTTGCTGTCTTAGTGTTAGAGTCAGGTTTGCTTTCAGACTCACTCACTTTTTCTAACGACATTCTGACTTCATCACTGATACGAATAATACGCTGGGCTTCTTCGTAAGTATCGGCATAGAGCTTGGCGTCATCATTGCGATAAATCAGTACACCCATTTCATTGTTATTGACCTGACTGAATTCATAAAGGTTCAAACTGGTAATGATGCATTCGTTTTCATTCAAATAACATTTAGCATGCAAGTTTTTGCAAAAACTGGTACGGATAAACGTTAGATTTTTTAGCCAGTTTATTTCTTCAGGATGTAAGTCATTTTTGCCATAGACGATGCGAATATCTATTTTCAAACGATTGCGGTCTTCAAGCAACTCTTTGATACGCTCATTCAGCTTAAGGTAAGGACTAATAATAATCAATCTGTCAGACGCATTTTTAATCAATTCTTCTAAATGGTAAGTCGTCCCACTGCTGTTCAAAAACTTTGCCATGCTTATTTCCTCAAAGATTACTGTCAATAATTTTATCATTGTCCACAAAAAAGCCCATTCCTAGCGTACTAGAAACGGGCTGGTTTGCAAACTACTATTGTTCAGTATTTTCTTAAAATATACTCTGAGCCATCTGCTACATTAAGCAGGCTTATAAGTGTCACGTAAGCTTACGATTTGATTAAATACGGGCTTATCACTGGTATGATCCTCGCTATCAGCGATAAAGTAGCCTTCACGCTCAAACTGGAAACGCGTGCCAGCTTCAGCATTCGCTAATGATGGCTCAACCACTGCTTGTAGCTCAGTCATTGAGTTCGGATTGAGCGCTTGATGTAAATCGCTCACACTACCTGGGTCTTCCACATTAAATAGTTGCTCGTACATACGTACGGTTGCAGGCACACCTTGGCTCGCTGATACCCAATGAATGACGCCTTTGACTTTACGACCTTCAGGATTGTTACCCAACGTCGCAGGATCAATCGTTGCTTTTAACTCAACGATATTGCCATTGTCATCTGTAATATGTTCGGTCACTGCCAATACATAGGTATTACGCAAACGAATTTCTGGTTTCTCTGGTGATAAGCGCTTATAACCTGCGGGTGGTTCAATCTCGTAATCGCCTTGGTCAATATATAAAGTTTCAGTGAAAGGTATTTCACGTTCGCCCATATCGACGTTAGGATGATTCGGCTGAGTTAACCAAAGAGTTTGCGCAGCATCATCGAAGCGTGCATTGACGCTCTCAGCTTTTTGCGACTCCCACTCACTGACCGCTTCTGCAAAGTTAGTGATCGTCACTTTTAATGGCTTTAACACCGCCATCCCGCGTGCTGTCGTGGTTTCTAGTGACTGACGAACGCTAAATTCTAACGAGCGAAAATCGACGACGCTATCAGATTTGGTCACACCGACGCGATCACAAAAATCTCGTAGACCTTCTGCCGTATAGCCTCGGCGGCGCATACCAGCGATGGTCGGCATACGTGGATCATCCCAGCCGCTGACGATGCCTTCGTCGACCAATTGTTTTAATTTGCGCTTACTGGTCATCGTATGATCGACATTTAAGCGGCTAAACTCATACTGATGCGGGGCCACGTCAAAGCCAATTTTTGCAATCACCCAATCATAAAAAGGACGGTGATCTTCAAACTCTAGCGTGCATAACGAATGGGTAATACCTTCAATGGCATCAGACAGCGGATGAGCAAAATCATACATGGGGTAGATGCACCACTTATCACCCGTTTGATGATGCGATTGATGCATGACACGGTAGATAACAGGGTCACGCAAGTTCATGTTTGGGCTTGCCATATCAATTTTGGCACGCAAAACTGCTTTGCCTTCCGCATATTTGCCTTCTTTCATGTCGTTAAAGAGTGTTAAATTGTCTGCAACACTGGCATCACGTTGGGGCGAAGGCGTTCCGGCTTCACTAAACGAGCCACGGTTCTCTTTAATCTGCTCAGGTGATTGCAAGTCTACATACGCATCGCCTTGCTCAATCAGCTGCACAGCCCATGCATATAACTGATCAAAATAGCTTGACGCATGATACGCTTCTCCCACCCAGTCAAAACCCAACCACTTAACATCACTTTCAATGTTATCAATATAATCTTGCTTTTCTGCGGTTGGATTGGTGTCATCAAAACGCAAATTACATACACCGCCGAACTCTTCTGCCACGCCGAAGTTCAGACAGATAGATTTTACATGACCAAGATGCAAGTAGCCATTTGGCTCAGGCGGAAAGCGGGTCACGATTTGCTGGTATTTTTGCGCATTGACATCGTCACGAATGATATTACGAATAAAGTCGTTTTTTTGTTCATCTTTTTGTACGGGGTTACTTGAGTGCTCACTCATGGGGTATTGCTCCTAACGCAAATTGTCAATTCATGACACGTGCCATTACGCATCATGGAAAAGTCGAATCAAACTTTTGGCTAAAAAATAAAATGGTAATGAAAAGTTGAGCCATAAAAACAGTGGGTTATAAAACCGCACTATTTGCTCGCATGATGGTCGGAAATGTATAAAGTTGCGTTATTCTATCAGCTTTTGCAAAGGCATTAACAGCCTGATACATGACACAGGATAAAAAAGCCGTTAGACTACCCATGACTTTTTATCAACCAACTTTTTAACCACCACTTGACAGTGCCATTTAAGGTACTGCAATTAAAAAAGGAATATCTCATGGTAGACATGCCACCAGTAGTAGAACTTGACACCAATATGGGTGCAATCGTTATCGAACTCAATGAAGAAAAAGCGCCAAAGACGGTAGAAAACTTTTTAAACTATGTAAAATCAGGTCAATATGACGGTACGATTTTCCATCGCATCATTGATGGTTTCATGATTCAAGGCGGCGGAATGGACGCTGAAATGAATGAAAAGCCAACCAATGCGCCTATCGAAAACGAAGCGGACAATGGCCTAAAGAACGATAAAGGCACTATCGCAATGGCACGTACGCAAGATCCGCATTCAGCCACTAGCCAGTTCTTTATCAACGTAAAAGACAATGACTTCCTAAACCATTCTGGCAAAAATATGCAAGGTTGGGGCTATACTGTATTTGGTAAAGTCACAAGCGGTATGGATGTGATTGAAAAGATGAGAAGCGTACCAACGGGTCGTTTTGGCATGCATGCTGATGTGCCAAAAGAGCCAGTCGTTATTAACTCAGCGACTATCGTTACTCAGTAATAGTTATTTAGTAGCAGCGGCTTAGCCACTGTGAATTCATGAGTATTACTCAATAAAGCTTGTTGGGTAATACTCGTTATCCGATAAGTTATAAGGACCCAGATAAATGCAAAGTTTTAATCATTTAATCACGACCCGACCTCATGAGGTACGGCAAGTTTTGATTAGCGACCTGCATTTATCGTTAGATGAGCCTGCCTTAGTGCAGGCTTTTTTGGCACTGCTTGATGACTGCCTTGCTCTGCCCGCGCTCAAACGCTTATTCATTTTAGGTGATTGGTTTGAGGTATGGCTGGGTGATGATGTGTATCTGTCCCTATTAAAAGAGAAAAGGTCAGATGAGGCACGTCAAGGGCATTGGTTGACGCCCCTTATCATTAAGTTAAAACAATTGCGCATACAGGGCTGTGAGATACTGGTTATGCATGGCAATCGTGATTTTCTATTGGGTCGAGGGTTTTGTCATTTATTCGGTGGTGAGTTGATTGAAGAGCCTTATAACTTAACAGTCGGACATCAAAACTATCGCTTAGAACATGGCGATGCCTTGTGTACTGATGATAAAAAGTATCAGCTGTTCCGCAAAGTGATGCGTCATCGTATGACACAGTGGTATTTGCTCAATAAACCCTTAGAAAAACGCTTGGCCATCGCGGATAAAATGCGTAAAAACAGTCAGCAAAATAATGCCAATAAAGCGGCTTATATTATGGATGTTAATGATGATGCAGTCGCTACCGTCATGACAAATAATGATGCCTTACTACACGGGCACACCCACAGACCCGCTATTCACCCAATCGCTAATGGTAAAAAACGTTATGTACTTGGTGATTGGCGTCTGCTCGGTAAAGACAAACGTCAACCAACAGTCAGTGCCGTTATTGGGGTCATTACTTCGCCACAAAACTCAAACGATGACGCTCAATTTGATCTAATTGAATTTAATTTTAAAATCGTTTAGTAACGTGCGTTCACTTCAAAATGATTTGCTCTAACACAATTTACTCTAAAATAAAGAGGGTCTGTCGCTTATGCAACAGACCCTTTTTTAAATGGTTTTTATGTGACTCAGATAAAAATCAATTACTAGAATTAAGGCATCAATTTAAAGAAATGTTGGCGATAATGTTTTAGCTCACGAATAGAGTCACGGATATCATCCAATGCCAAATGGCTGCCACCTTTCTCAAAACTTCTCAAAATATCAGGACGCCAGCGGAAACAAAGCTCTTTGATGGAAGACACATCAAGATTGCGATAGTGAAAGAACTTCTCAAGCTCTGGCATTTGACGCGCCATAAAGCGGCGATCTTGACAGATAGAGTTACCACACATGGGCGATTTACCACTATCGACCCATTTGTTTAAAAACTTAAGCGTTTCCGCTTCTGCTTCTGCTAGTGTCACGGTACTGCGGCGTACACGATCGACCAATCCTGACTGACCATGCTGCTTGGTATTCCAATCATCCATCTTATTTAAGACTTGATCCGATACCTTAATCGCAAAAACAGGGCCTTCAGCAAGGACATTCAAATCCTCATCAGTAACAACGGTAGCAATCTCGATAATCTCATCGTTTAAGGTATCGAGTCCGGTCATCTCTAGGTCAATCCATACCAACCCTTTTTTGCCTTGATTTTTGATTTTAATCTTATTGGGATGGTCGCCGGTGGTCATAAAATATCCTATGTTCAATGAAGTTTGAGACAAAATTACTGAGCGCCTGTGGGTTTAAAATAAGTAAAACATTACAAAACCACTGTCTGTCATAGGCGCTTTAGGCTGTATGTTAGCAAATTTTCACGCTACACTTAGCAATATTTTTCTAATAGGTCAAAACCCATGGCATTAATCCGGCAACGCAAACTCACCAAGCAACAGATTCGTCGTATCGACAAGCAACAGCTGGCAAGTCAAGACAGCATCGATGACAGTTTGATGGATGGTGTAGTCATGGCGCATTATGGCAAGCAGCTAGAAGTCCAAGTGACCAGCTTGCCAGCCGTGATACCCGTGCAGCCGGAGATTGCGCCTGATGATCCAGAGCCGTTCTGGCAGACTCTCGAATTGGGCGATATCTGGCGTTGTCATGTACGCACCAACTTGCCCATGCTTGCTGCTGGCGACCACGTACGCTGGAGCGCAGATTCCAATACGGGCTTTGGGCGTATTGAAGCGGTTAAACCACGTACCTCGTTGGTCTCACGGCCAGATCGTTATCATAAGCTCAAGCCGGTTGCTGCCAATGTCGATATTCTCGCCATCGTATTTGCGCCGCTGCCAGCTGCCGCTCCTACTCTCATAGATCGCTACTTGGTCGTTTGCCATCATGCTGGCGTCAAGCCATTACTGGTATTAAACAAAGCAGATCTGCTAGCACAAGAAAATGGTGTCAATACCAATGAGCTACTGGCGCAATATGCCGCCCTTGGTTATGAGAGCGTGCTTACCTCTGTTGATTGTCCTGAAAACATTGCTGATAATGATGAGCAAATAGGCCTTGATGAATTAAAGCGTTATATAGACAAAAAACTGGTCATCTTTGCTGGACAATCTGGCGTTGGAAAGAGCAGTTTAATCAATGCGCTATTGCCCGACTCTGGTCAGAGCGTCAATGTCATCTCTGAAAACTCTCAACTTGGACAACATACGACGACGACTAGCCGCTTGCTACCATTCAATCCAGACGATTTAACCCAAGGCGGTATCGTTGATACGCCCGGTATTCGTGAATATGGTATTTGGCACTTAACCCCTGATGACATCATTTCAGGCTTCGTTGAGCTTGCACCACTGGCTGGCGATTGCCAATTCCGTGACTGTCGCCATACTCATAACAGTAAAGGCTGCGCCCTTTGGCAAGCAGTGGCTGATGGTACAGTCTTGCAACGCCGCGTTGAAAACTTGGTTACGCTCAGAGAAGAGGCGGATACCAAGCCTTACTAAGCATTGCTTTATTAAGGGTTAAACGCAAGGTTGGTCATCACACGTTTACTATAGACGACCTTATCGGTATAATAGCGCCTTGTTCAATTCGTTAGGCTGTCTTCTCAGCTTAATAGAACACTTATTTTTTTGGAGGTATGGTTTGGATCGTGCGCTGGAATTTGTGGGCAACCACCCGTTTTTATTTGGTATATTAGCCGTGCTTGCTATACTGTTTTTTGCCATTGAGAACAAACGTAGCGGCAGAAAAATATCGCCCAACACGCTTGGTATGATGGTTAACTCTCAAAACGCGCAGATCATTGATATTCGCGACAAAAAGAAATTTGCCACCGGATATATTCAAGGCAGCCGCAACATACCTTTTTCTGAGCTAAAAGATCGTGTCAGTGAGATTCGCGCAATTGAGCAGCCTGTGATTATTATTTGTGATATGGGTGTGCAAGCAGGCGCTGCGATTCAGATGATTGGTAAAGAAAATGTTTACCGCTTAGACGGTGGCGTTGGTGGCTGGCAAGGTGCTGGTATGCCATTGGTTGGTCCCAAGGATGTATCGTCTAAAAATAAAGGCAAAGCCAAACCAAGTTTGCATAAATGATTAGACAAAGCACCGAATACGTACTTTTTGATGGTTTATTAACTGGTAGTTATTTGTCTAGCGGCTATTTGAGAGTTGATCGTTAATGAGTTAATTAATAGGCGCGTAAAAAAGACACCTTACTAAGAGGTGTCTTTTTTTATGTGGCATTTATGCTACTGTTCAACCTTTTACATACGCTTAACTTGAATTTATAAGGCTTATCCCCACTTTAATACTGAGTATCAACAAACCTAACTGACGGTAACGGCTTATAATAATTTTTATCCAATGATTGTTTATAACAACAGGGTTACCTCATAAACTTATAAATAAGGATTTATCATGACTGTATCTGTTAAAGTCTATACGACCCCTATCTGCCCATACTGCTCAAACGCTAAGCAATTGCTACAATCTAAAGGTGTTAACTACGAAGAGATTGGTATGCACGACATGAGCAGTGAAGAGCGCCAAGCTTTGATGAAAAAAACCAATAACTATCGTACGGTTCCTCAAATCTTTGTTGGTGAGACTTTTGTTGGTGGCTTTGATGAGCTGAATCAAATGAACCAGCAAGGTAAGCTTGACGAACTACTAGCGGGTTAATTGATCATTCTTCTTGACTGTCTGTCTTCATCTAGGTAAAGATGGACAGATTATGAATAGAAGGCAATGCTAAAAAATGTCGAGATACACTCTCGATTTATATTACAATGTTATTTTATAAAACGACCGTTTGATCCATTATTTGATTTAACTTTAGAGGAATTATCATGGCTGACGCACAACCACAATTGGCATTAGAACGCATTTACGTAAAAGATATGTCACTTGAAGTACCAGGCGCTGAAGTATTCACCAAAGAGTGGAACCCAGAGCTTGATATCAACCTTTCAAGCAATGCTGAAAAACTTGATGACGATCATTATCAAATCATTTTGACAGTAAGCGTTACGGCTAAAAATGCTGATGAAGCTGCATTTATTGCCGAAGTCCATCAAGCGGGGATTTTCTTATTAAAAGATATTCCTGAAGATCAAATTGGTCAAATTTTGGGTGCATACTGCCCTAACGTTTTATTCCCATATGCTCGTGAAGTCATCAGTGATATCGTGACACGTGGTAGTTTCCCGCAACTATTGCTTGCACCAGTAAACTTCGATCAAGCATACGCACAAAGCCAACAGCAAGCTCAAGTAGATGCTGAAGGCAATGCTTAATTATTGATGTGAGAATGTATTGACTGTAGCAGTGATACATTTGACAAAAAGCCGTCTACCCATTTGGGTAGGCGGCTTTTTTTTAGTTATGTTTTGACATTAAATTTGAAAAAAACTGTCAATGAGCTTTCAATAAAAAAAACCCCGACTGTATAAAGTCGAGGTCTCATTTTTATGACAGCTGGTATATCGTAGGATATTAGCCTTTTAATGCATACAAAATCTGCTGCTTAACGTCATCAATACCTTGTGTACCATCAAACTTATTGTATTTAGGCGCGTCATCGCCCTCTTCAGCTTTTTCTTGATAAAAACCAACCAAGGCTGACGTTTGCTCATGATAAGTAGCCAAGCGATCACGAATCGTCGACTCTTTATCGTCTTCACGCTGAATCAAGGCTTCACCAGTCACATCGTCAATTCCTTCTTGCTTAGGTGGATTGTGATGAATATGATAAACACGACCTGAATTTGGATGCTGGCGACGACCAGACAAACGGTTCACAATCTCATCATCAGGAACACTGATTTCAACCACATGGTTAATCGCGACATCTGCATCTGCAAGCGCTTGGGCTTGCGGAATAGTACGCGGGAAACCATCAAAGATACAACCGTTGACACAGTCAGGCTTAGCGATACGTTCTTTCACTAGGTTAATAATAAGGTCATCAGAAACCAAACCGCCAGCATTCATGATATCTTTGGCTTGTTTGCCAAGCTCACTGCCTTCTTTGATCGCTGCACGCAGCATATCGCCAGTTGAGATTTGTGGGATATCAAATTCTTTAGAAATAAACTGGGCTTGAGTGCCTTTACCAGCGCCTGGTGGACCTAGCAAAATAATACGCATCATTATGCGACTCTCCTTAATAGATAGGATTTTGGGATTGATAAAACTTTGGGATTGGTTGATTGCAGAACCACCTTACCTTGTGACTCTACAAACCTCAAGTATTTTCACGATTGCTGTGATAAGTTGCTATGACTTATCTGTTCATATAACGTTGTTGCACGCTCGTTTAACGTGCAACAAGGCATTCGCAATGTGCATTAACAGCAGACATCTTATGGTATTTGCTGATTAATTTCCACATTGACTTGGTCTTGATCAGCACTAATCACAACCGGGTTACCCGATAGATCTCCTGATTCTGCGCTTGCTGTACCACTATGACTAATACGAGCGATAACGGCTAGCTGCACTTTATCAGATCTGGCAGATTGCAAGGTACGTTCTGGCATCATGGCATCAAGATCACTTAAGCTAATAACTGCTTCACCTTGTTTGATCACACTGATAGGTAGACGCTTAGCAGCAAATGGTGGCCCACCTTTTACATCACGTATCGCAACAAACAATACATCATCACCTTTTACCAGTGGCAGCAAGCTTGCATTAACTCTCACTGTCACCTCAACACCTTCAGAGGCTTGCTGTTGCTGCGCGCTCACGTTGGCGCTTAATTCATCTAAACTTTGTAGCGCTTGAGAATGGTCGCCTGGTTTGGCTGCAATATTACCACGCAGACGCTTAATCCAGCCTTGTGCTTGCTCAAAGTTATTACTACGTGCCTCTCCCATTGCCATTAGCATTTGTGCCCCTTCATGGTCTGGGTTTTTAGCCAATACATCTTGCAGCACGCGGCGGCTACTATCGTCTAATTGGCCTTTATTGGCAAAGAAGCTGATCTGAGCATAAGTAGTGGCAATCTCTTCATTGTCTGGCGATAAACGATACGCGCGCGATAAAGACTCTATCGCTGAATCAGTTGCTTCTAATGACAGAAATAGCTCTGACAAGCGCATCCAGCGATTGGGGTCATCAGCATGGCGATAGACATTAGTCTGCATGGCACTGATCAATTGTGTGCCATCTTCAATTGCCCAAGCTGGTGGCTGATCAATTTTACCCGTCAATAAATCATCGGCAACTTGACCAACTTTGTCCTCGCTTGCCCAAAGTTCAAATACGGGCGTACGATCGCTGACCATTAGATAGGCCATAGCTGTCAATACGGGCACCCAAACTATGATAATTAACCGGCTTTTTATACCAGGTGCCACCATGGGCGTGACTTCACGCTGAGCGTCCAAAAGCTGGCGCTCAAGCTCGAGTTTTTGGTTTTGATAGTGGTTGTCATCAATGACACCACTATCTTTATCTGTTTTGAGTTCTGCAAGACGCTCGCGAAACACAGCAACATTGATATCTAATAATTGATTGTCCACAGGATTTTGTTGCGCACGTGAGGCTCTTAGCCACGGTATAATGGCAATTACCGCAAATACTAGAGCGATAAGTAAGCTTAAAGCAATGAATAAGCCGACAGTAGAGAATAGGGTCATTTTTTGTCCTCAAGGCTTGTGGTATCGTGATCATCTTCTTTACCACTATCAGTACGTGATAAGAGGCGGTCAAGTTGAGCTCTTTCGGCAACAGACAGAGCAGCAGCGGTACTTTCTACCTTTACTCCGTTCTCTCCACTGGCAACAAGCTGACGCCGTTTGCTTTGCCAAAACCATCCTATCAACAAAACGATGAGCAACAATGGTGGGAAAAACCACAAGACCCATGTTGATGGGCGTACAGGTGGCTTATAGCTGATAAAATCACCATAACGCTCCTGCATATAAGAACGAATTTCACCATCACTACGACCATCTTTTACCATATCGTAGGTCTTTTGCTTTAAGTCTTGGGCAATTGGTGCATCAGAACCTGCAAGGTTTTGATTTTGGCATTTTGGGCAGCGCAGCTCTTCGATAAGACCACGATACTGAGCCTCTTGTTGTTCAGAGTCAAAATCGTAGACATCAATTGCAGCATAAGTTGTGGCACTCAGCAGGCACGCTATAATTAAGCTTGCCAGCTGTAAGATAATAGGCTTCACATTGGCTTTCACTTACACACCTCCCCAATCTGCTTCGTATCTGGGCTGACGTTATTATTATTGGCATCATTAAGTATCATCAGGCAAGGCGCGATTCGACTTTGCCAGTTGCTCTCATTAATCTCACCAATAATATGTTGACGAATAATCCCTTCACCATCGACAACGAACGTTTCAGGTGCACCTGTCAAGCCTAAATCTAAGGCAAACTGCCCTGATAAATCCTGAATCGACATTGAAAAC
This is a stretch of genomic DNA from Psychrobacter alimentarius. It encodes these proteins:
- a CDS encoding phospholipase D family protein, translated to MAKFLNSSGTTYHLEELIKNASDRLIIISPYLKLNERIKELLEDRNRLKIDIRIVYGKNDLHPEEINWLKNLTFIRTSFCKNLHAKCYLNENECIITSLNLYEFSQVNNNEMGVLIYRNDDAKLYADTYEEAQRIIRISDEVRMSLEKVSESESKPDSNTKTASTTSQSPVMSTAPTIETTPNYSKLTTAKLAKELGFKTQELNDKLLAAGYLEAQEGELVLTDAGRAAGGTSKKGKFGEFCLWDSGMVV
- a CDS encoding glutamine--tRNA ligase/YqeY domain fusion protein, with product MSEHSSNPVQKDEQKNDFIRNIIRDDVNAQKYQQIVTRFPPEPNGYLHLGHVKSICLNFGVAEEFGGVCNLRFDDTNPTAEKQDYIDNIESDVKWLGFDWVGEAYHASSYFDQLYAWAVQLIEQGDAYVDLQSPEQIKENRGSFSEAGTPSPQRDASVADNLTLFNDMKEGKYAEGKAVLRAKIDMASPNMNLRDPVIYRVMHQSHHQTGDKWCIYPMYDFAHPLSDAIEGITHSLCTLEFEDHRPFYDWVIAKIGFDVAPHQYEFSRLNVDHTMTSKRKLKQLVDEGIVSGWDDPRMPTIAGMRRRGYTAEGLRDFCDRVGVTKSDSVVDFRSLEFSVRQSLETTTARGMAVLKPLKVTITNFAEAVSEWESQKAESVNARFDDAAQTLWLTQPNHPNVDMGEREIPFTETLYIDQGDYEIEPPAGYKRLSPEKPEIRLRNTYVLAVTEHITDDNGNIVELKATIDPATLGNNPEGRKVKGVIHWVSASQGVPATVRMYEQLFNVEDPGSVSDLHQALNPNSMTELQAVVEPSLANAEAGTRFQFEREGYFIADSEDHTSDKPVFNQIVSLRDTYKPA
- a CDS encoding peptidylprolyl isomerase gives rise to the protein MVDMPPVVELDTNMGAIVIELNEEKAPKTVENFLNYVKSGQYDGTIFHRIIDGFMIQGGGMDAEMNEKPTNAPIENEADNGLKNDKGTIAMARTQDPHSATSQFFINVKDNDFLNHSGKNMQGWGYTVFGKVTSGMDVIEKMRSVPTGRFGMHADVPKEPVVINSATIVTQ
- a CDS encoding UDP-2,3-diacylglucosamine diphosphatase yields the protein MQSFNHLITTRPHEVRQVLISDLHLSLDEPALVQAFLALLDDCLALPALKRLFILGDWFEVWLGDDVYLSLLKEKRSDEARQGHWLTPLIIKLKQLRIQGCEILVMHGNRDFLLGRGFCHLFGGELIEEPYNLTVGHQNYRLEHGDALCTDDKKYQLFRKVMRHRMTQWYLLNKPLEKRLAIADKMRKNSQQNNANKAAYIMDVNDDAVATVMTNNDALLHGHTHRPAIHPIANGKKRYVLGDWRLLGKDKRQPTVSAVIGVITSPQNSNDDAQFDLIEFNFKIV
- the orn gene encoding oligoribonuclease, which translates into the protein MTTGDHPNKIKIKNQGKKGLVWIDLEMTGLDTLNDEIIEIATVVTDEDLNVLAEGPVFAIKVSDQVLNKMDDWNTKQHGQSGLVDRVRRSTVTLAEAEAETLKFLNKWVDSGKSPMCGNSICQDRRFMARQMPELEKFFHYRNLDVSSIKELCFRWRPDILRSFEKGGSHLALDDIRDSIRELKHYRQHFFKLMP
- the rsgA gene encoding ribosome small subunit-dependent GTPase A; protein product: MALIRQRKLTKQQIRRIDKQQLASQDSIDDSLMDGVVMAHYGKQLEVQVTSLPAVIPVQPEIAPDDPEPFWQTLELGDIWRCHVRTNLPMLAAGDHVRWSADSNTGFGRIEAVKPRTSLVSRPDRYHKLKPVAANVDILAIVFAPLPAAAPTLIDRYLVVCHHAGVKPLLVLNKADLLAQENGVNTNELLAQYAALGYESVLTSVDCPENIADNDEQIGLDELKRYIDKKLVIFAGQSGVGKSSLINALLPDSGQSVNVISENSQLGQHTTTTSRLLPFNPDDLTQGGIVDTPGIREYGIWHLTPDDIISGFVELAPLAGDCQFRDCRHTHNSKGCALWQAVADGTVLQRRVENLVTLREEADTKPY
- a CDS encoding rhodanese-like domain-containing protein, which encodes MDRALEFVGNHPFLFGILAVLAILFFAIENKRSGRKISPNTLGMMVNSQNAQIIDIRDKKKFATGYIQGSRNIPFSELKDRVSEIRAIEQPVIIICDMGVQAGAAIQMIGKENVYRLDGGVGGWQGAGMPLVGPKDVSSKNKGKAKPSLHK
- the grxC gene encoding glutaredoxin 3, which codes for MTVSVKVYTTPICPYCSNAKQLLQSKGVNYEEIGMHDMSSEERQALMKKTNNYRTVPQIFVGETFVGGFDELNQMNQQGKLDELLAG
- the secB gene encoding protein-export chaperone SecB, whose amino-acid sequence is MADAQPQLALERIYVKDMSLEVPGAEVFTKEWNPELDINLSSNAEKLDDDHYQIILTVSVTAKNADEAAFIAEVHQAGIFLLKDIPEDQIGQILGAYCPNVLFPYAREVISDIVTRGSFPQLLLAPVNFDQAYAQSQQQAQVDAEGNA
- the adk gene encoding adenylate kinase, translated to MMRIILLGPPGAGKGTQAQFISKEFDIPQISTGDMLRAAIKEGSELGKQAKDIMNAGGLVSDDLIINLVKERIAKPDCVNGCIFDGFPRTIPQAQALADADVAINHVVEISVPDDEIVNRLSGRRQHPNSGRVYHIHHNPPKQEGIDDVTGEALIQREDDKESTIRDRLATYHEQTSALVGFYQEKAEEGDDAPKYNKFDGTQGIDDVKQQILYALKG
- the ccmI gene encoding c-type cytochrome biogenesis protein CcmI, producing the protein MTLFSTVGLFIALSLLIALVFAVIAIIPWLRASRAQQNPVDNQLLDINVAVFRERLAELKTDKDSGVIDDNHYQNQKLELERQLLDAQREVTPMVAPGIKSRLIIIVWVPVLTAMAYLMVSDRTPVFELWASEDKVGQVADDLLTGKIDQPPAWAIEDGTQLISAMQTNVYRHADDPNRWMRLSELFLSLEATDSAIESLSRAYRLSPDNEEIATTYAQISFFANKGQLDDSSRRVLQDVLAKNPDHEGAQMLMAMGEARSNNFEQAQGWIKRLRGNIAAKPGDHSQALQSLDELSANVSAQQQQASEGVEVTVRVNASLLPLVKGDDVLFVAIRDVKGGPPFAAKRLPISVIKQGEAVISLSDLDAMMPERTLQSARSDKVQLAVIARISHSGTASAESGDLSGNPVVISADQDQVNVEINQQIP
- a CDS encoding cytochrome c-type biogenesis protein, encoding MKANVKPIILQLASLIIACLLSATTYAAIDVYDFDSEQQEAQYRGLIEELRCPKCQNQNLAGSDAPIAQDLKQKTYDMVKDGRSDGEIRSYMQERYGDFISYKPPVRPSTWVLWFFPPLLLIVLLIGWFWQSKRRQLVASGENGVKVESTAAALSVAERAQLDRLLSRTDSGKEDDHDTTSLEDKK